ATTTTCATATGAAGTTACCACGTAATGCTAAAGAAGGGATTTTATTCACACTGATTATTGCCTTTTTATCAGTTAATTTGATTGCGCCTATCATCTCAATGTTAGAAGCCGGCTTTACAATGGACACTTATACTACTATCTTGAAAAAAATACCCTTTATCTTCATAACGGTTTTAGTTGTCGTGTCATTGTTACACCCGTTAGGCTCAAAATTAGCACAAAAAATCGTGGGGGAAAACGATAGTTTCAATTCAAAAATCATTATTGACACACTATGCACTGTTTTCTTCATGTCAATGGTGATGACCGTTATTGGTAGTTGGTTCGGAATGGGGGAAATATCACTAGCACCATTCAAAACATATTTCCAAAAATGGCCACGTAATTTTGGTGTGGCCTTTGCCATTGAATTGTTAGTGGCACAACCTATCGCACGTGCCGTGATGAATGCCATGCATAAAAAACAAGACGCTAAATTAGCAAAGTAACGAAAAAAAAGAAGCCTTAACGGGCTTCTTTTTTTTCCAAATATTTTACAACACCTACAACGATTACACCCATTAAAACCAGTCCAATGAATGTAATTTTTTCTTCAGACCAAGTTGTGAAATAATATAAAGCTTGTTGTACCAATCCGCAGCACCCAACTAGCGCTCCTATTCGATACAACCAACGCCATCCCTCACCAAATCGAGAGCTGATATCACAAATCAACATAATCACGATAAACAAGCCAATTATCAACACATTATATGGAAAACTAATCGTGAAATTCCAAGTATTTGGTAAAAAAGTTGCTATATAACCACTAATCCCCAAAAATATCATTGGAAGCATTCCATACTTGAACATATCGAGATATTTATTTTTCACCTTTTGGTACACCGATTTTTTAGTCATCTGTATAAATAGTCCCACATATATCGGGACAATAATAATGGACATAGCGTAAAACAATGGATTAATGGTCGCAACTTTCGATCCACCAAAATCCGTTATCATAAAGGCTAACCAAAAAATCGCTACAATAAATGTTACTAACTTAAAACGAGATTTCCAACTAGAAGGCGGGGTATTTTTTAATAATTCATCAGCGATTGCCTGAGAATCTTGACCAAAGAATTCTTCTGCTCTTTCACCATGCGACTGTGCTTCTACTAAGTCAACGGCAATTTGATAGATCTGTTCATTCAATTTCTCCTCATCCAAAAAAATACTGGATAAACCTAAGTACTGTTGAATTTTACCGAAAAACACTTTATTTTTGGGCGTTAACTGTTCTGCCAATTGATTGGCTTGTTCACGATAGTTTTTAGACATGTTTGTCCGCTCCTTCCATTAACCGATCCACTTTTCCGACTAATTCTTGCCATTGATTTTTAAAACCAGACAAATACGCTTGCCCTTCTGCCGTAATCGTAAAATACTTACGGTCAGGTCCTTCCGGTGATTTTTTCATTTCGCCATCAATGAAGCCATTTTTTTCTAATTTCTGTAGTAACGGATAAATCGTACCACCGATAATCGTTTGAAATCCCGCAGCCTTTAAGCGTTGCACTAATTCATAACCGTATATCTCCTCTTCAGCAATAATCGCTAATACACAACCATCGAGTACGCCTTTTAATAATTGTGTTTCTTTCATTGGCCTCTCCTACTCCCTAGCTATTATGTTTTACATACTAGTTACAACTATAGAATAGCACACCCTCACTAGTATGTAAAGCAAACTAGTAGGAAACAAAAAAACGCTACTCAATTTGAGTAACGTTACTTGTTCTTATTAAGCCTCTTGTTTTTTTGATTTCATCGTCCAAACAGTTAAGCTGACAACGCCCATCACCATCATCGCAATGCTACGTGGCATAATTTTTGGATCCATCGCGAACATGACATTCGTACGGAACCAGCTTTGGAATGGTAGCCCTATCCCTAGTAATACCGCAAAGAATAAAATCTTTGTCATTAAAGATTTACCCTTCATTTTTTTAATATTATGGTTAACAAATAAGCGTAATAAACCTAATCCTAAACCAACCGTAAAGAAAATTGGTAAAAATAGACGAGCAGCTGAACCAGCGTATAATGCTTGGATTAATAAGGTAAGGCTACCTGTAAGTGCGACACCTAAAACAATATTTTTAATCATTTCTTTATTCATCTCATGACTCCTTTAAGTTTCAATTCAATTCATTTCATCTTCAACGAAGATTATCGTATCATAGGGAATATTTTTTTGTCAACGAAATTGACATATTTCGACATTTATTTAACAAAAAAGCCTAGTGATTTTTCAATCACTAGACTTCATATCATCTTTATGTATTACTTATGTGCATTTAATATCCACATAAACCCAACAAATACAAAGAATAAAGCGTACATAATTGGTGAGACTTCTTTACCACGTTTGGCTGCGATCATTGTAATTGGATAGAAAATAAAGCCTAACGCAATCCCATCAGAAATGCTGTAAGTTAACGGCATACCGATTAAAATTAAAAAGGCTGGTATCGCAATTTCAAGTGCGCCCCAATCAATATCGCGTAATTCTTGCGCCATTAACACTCCAACAATAATTAAAGCTGGTGCCGTTACTTGTGACGTTACCACTGATAAAAGTGGTGAGAAGAATAACCCAAAAATAAAGAAAATACCAGTTGAAATAGCTGTTAAACCTGAACGTCCACCAACTGCAATTCCTGAAGAAGACTCAACATACGCCCCTACTGGAGATGTTCCTAATAATGAACCTGCCATCATCGCTGCTGAATCAGCTGCTAACGCTTTACCCACACGTGGCATTTTGTTGTCTTTCATAAAACCAGCTTGGTTCGCTAAACCAACTAACGTACCAGCCGTATCAAAGAACGTCACTAATAAAAACGTTAAAACAACTACAACTAATTGAATCGAATTAATATCTTTCACATGACTCAACGCTACCATGAAGGTTGGTTTCAAACTTGGTGCAGCTGAAACGATTTTTTCCGGAGCCGCAATTAAACCCGTTCCTAATCCTAATAACGTTGTCGCTGCCATCCCGATAAAAATCGCACCGGGCACTTTGCGAATCATTAAAATAGCTGTCGCTACCAAGCCAAAGATTGTTAACCAAGTCGCCCCGTTAGTCAACGGTCCTAAACCAACTAAAGTTGATTCATTCGCGACAATAATACCCCCTTCATTCAATCCTAAGAAGGCAATAAATAACCCGATACCGCCACCGATTGCATGTTTCAAATCAGATGGAATCGCGTCAATAATCATTTCACGCAATTTAAAAACGGTAATTAGAATAAAAATTAATGAAGCGACAAAAACGCCTGCTAACGCTGTTTCCCAAGGTACTCCCATCCCAATACAAACTGTATAAGAGAAGAAGGCATTAATTCCTAGCGCTGGAGCAGTCGCAATTGGATAACGAGCTAATAACCCCATTAAAATACAGCCAAAAGCACTCGCCAATGCCGTCGCGGTGAAAACAGCCCCTTCATCCATTCCTGAAGCTCCTAAAACAGATGGATTCACGAATAGAATATACGCCATCGAAATAAACGTTGTAAAACCAGCTAAAATTTCACGACGGACTGTCGTATTTAGCTTCTCAATCTCGAAATAAGAAAGAATTTTGTCTTTCATACTATTTCCTCCTAAAACCGAACATTAAAATCAAATATTCTTATTTTTTTATTTTTTTAACACAACGCTATTTATCTTATACTAAAAAAGTTAGGAAGTAAACTAAAAAGCTAAAAGTAACCCTTTACATTTGATAATGATTAAAATCACCTAACTTCTTATCCAAAAAGCATTTATTATACAAAAAAAGCCACTATTACTCTTTAAATGAATAATAGCGACCTATAAGCTTAAATGTCAAACTTTTTAACATTCTTTGAAAAATTGCGCTTAATAATATCTAATAATTCCTCTTGTTCAGCCTGTGTTAAGACACGTTTGGGAAGCGTGCTAATTTGATGTTCCGTAAATTCAAATAAGAAAAATTTCTTAGTCTCGTAAACATTGCCCACTGATTGCCAACTAATTCGCGAAAATTCATGTCGCGCATTATTCACAATAAATCCTTGATCATCAATCGTCACTGTCACCTTTTCAAACGCCACTTGATTATTAGGCTTTTTAACCCAACGCTTAGCCGTTAACACACCTGAATAGTAGCCGGCTAACATGATTAAAACACCGATTAATATTTCTCCTACAAAAAAACAAACTATACAAAACATTAGACATAGATGTCAAAAATTCCCAAACACTGATGATATTATAAAAACCATGCAGAACTACTAAAAAACCAACTAGAAAATAAAACCAGACTAACCCTTTACTAATTTTATTGATTTTCCGAGCGTAAAGAGCATTCATACGAATAAATTCATCTTTTGTTTCAATCGTTATTTTCTTATCCGATTGGAAACATTCAAAACAACACAGCTCTAAAACCAATATCCAATCTTAATCTTTTTGACAATCGTTTTGGAAACATTCAAAACAACACAGCTCTAAAACTAGCTTGCAATACACCATCATATTCTTTCAGTTTTGGAAACATTCAAAACAACACAGCTCTAAAACTATATGCCTATCATGAAGAGCACCCACGCCGTTTTGGAAACATTCAAAACAACACAGCTCTAAAACACGTTCTTCTTCGCTAGGCTCTGGTCCTTGGTTTTGGAAACATTCAAAACAACACAGCTCTAAAACAACAACGAGCGAACAGCGAGGCGTAGTTCAGTTTTGGAAACATTCAAAACAACACAGCTCTAAAACTCGAATTGGGAGCTGGGTGGATGAAAGGAAGTTTTGGAAACATTCAAAACAACACAGCTCTAAAACGCTCGTAAGCTTCAGCGAATTCTAGTAACGGTTTTGGAAACATTCAAAACAACACAGCTCTAAAACAGAATTGCTTTAGTAACTTCATCTATTTGAGTTTTGGAAACATTCAAAACAACACAGCTCTAAAACTTTCAGATAAAAGCATATCAGAATCTTTAGGTTTTGGAAACATTCAAAACAACACAGCTCTAAAACACTTATCAGAATTGGTGGAGTTAGCAGAGTGTTTTGGAAACATTCAAAACAACACAGCTCTAAAACTTGGGCAAGCTAAACTTTCGATAATTTGTAGTTTTGGAAACATTCAAAACAACACAGCTCTAAAACAGGTTAAACAGTAAGCTTTTTGGAGCTGAAGTTTTGGAAACATTCAAAACAACACAGCTCTAAAACGTGATTACGTGACATTTATCCATGAAGAATGTTTTGGAAACATTCAAAACAACACAGCTCTAAAACAACCAATCAATTTATCAATCGAAACTGCCAGTTTTGGAAACATTCAAAACAACACAGCTCTAAAACAAGGTATCAGTCGTGTAATGACTTCTGAAAGTTTTGGAAACATTCAAAACAACACAGCTCTAAAACTTCCGAAAGCTACGTTTGCATCTGTTGAGTGTTTTGGAAACATTCAAAACAACACAGCTCTAAAACTCGAAGATTAAATATAAGGTAAAGGCTAAAGTTTTGGAAACATTCAAAACAACACAGCTCTAAAACATTGGAATTACTTTTTCGTTGACCCAGCGTGTTTTGGAAACATTCAAAACAACACAGCTCTAAAACCTCGCAGAAAAATCTTTCTACGGAATTTCGTAATCGCACTGCTCATCCTAGCAAGATTTTAGTCTTGAACATTTCCATCTCTTTACTAATTCGTTAAATAAAAATCATTATCTAAAACAATTTGTTCTACACCTTCTATTCTACGTGGTTCAATCATTAAGACTGGACTATTTTGCAAAGAAATGTAAGATATTAATTCCTGTAATTCTTCTTGACTATAGTAGGAACAACTATTAATTAAAACTAACAGTTTTTTCTTTTTCAACTTCTTATACAAATCTATTATTTCTAGTGTAGTTTCAAAAATTGAGGATTGCATCGAATTGACTTTCAATTTAAAAAACTTGTAAACATCTTGTATTTCTGGTTCCTCCATAATCAAATCTAAATCATATTCTATTGAATCATTTATTAGGCAATCGTGTATATGATTCAAATAATATTCTATATTGGATTTTTTCTCAGGATCATCATTCAAATGTTCGGCTAACTCTTGATAAATCAACTTTAATATACTTGAACTATTCATATCAAAAGATAAGATATCCGTTATGACCATCAATTCTGAAACTAATAATGATCGCTGTGTTTTTTCGAAAATTTTCAACTGATTACTTGTTTCACCATACTGATAAAAATCTTTTATCAAATTAGAAAACACCTTAGTATCTTCTACAACAAATATGGTAGGTCTTTCAATTTCAATTGCCGTTTCTAATAAAGGAAAATTAATCTTCATCTTCAAATTCTCCTAAGATAATCAATCGACTATCCGTATTTCTTATTGACGTGTCTCGTTCTCCATTCAAGTACACCATTCTAGAAAATTGTTTTTCTGTAACCGTCAACAAAGTAATCATGCCACTTTTAGGGTTATTTTGTTTCAATCTTGTAATCATCGCTTGATTTGCACTACCATTTAACAATATTTTACTATAAACAGAGTATTGATGCATTATAAAACCTTCATTTATTAAAAATTTACGAAACTTTCGATATGCTTTTCGTTCATCTGAAGTGTCTACTGGCATATCAAACATTAGTATCATTCTCATATATCGATAACTCATCTTTCAAATTTGGGTACTCCTTCACTTTCGGAATTTAGTACTTTAACAGTTTTCTTGACGTAATCTTTCACTATATTTGATAGATACATTTCTTTTTCACGATAAATATAAGTATTCTGAAACAGTTGAAACAAGGCACGTTTAATAGTTGGAAACTTAGACTGTCGGTGTTCATAGACAATCTCATCAACTAGCGGGCGAAAAGGCTCCATTAAATCGCTAGCTAAATTAAAATCATTGAACTGATTAGCATGTTTCAAACCAAATTGTGTCATACATCCAGCAACTACTATTTCTCGAGCAAATAAACTCATCAACAGTGTGTAGCCATAATCTAGTCCCGCATTAATGTCATTATTTTGTGCCCTAGAAAACTTTGTTCCAAATAATGTATTAAAATAGGTTCTCGCTGCGTGTCCCTCTCGATTAGTTGGATCATAAACTTCTAATGTTTCGTACAACATCATAATGGCTTCAGCCTTTTCTTGGAATTCTACTTTCCTTAAAAATCGTGATTGATTAATGATTTTTTGAGAAATAATCTCCGTCCAAACTAACGCTTTAAGATTTTCATCCCATTCAATTTGCTTGCCTAATTGCAAGCTACTATCATGTCGTGCATAATACGGCATGATAGTGGCTTTGGGTAATCGTTTATCGTCACAAAATATTACTAGAACGTTCTCATCAACAAGTCGTTTCATTAACATTGTCGTGATTAAAATATCTGTTGTTTCTAGTAACAAAATATCTATTTCTGATAGATGAATCATTTCTTGTAGCGTGGCTGATTTAAAAATCAAATGGTTATTCTTATAAGATAGCTTTGAGTGAGTATTAACTACTACCGTACGCCATCCCATAACTATTCACCTAATTTATAACGTGTTTCATACAATCCTGTGATTGATTGGAAAATCATAACCGAATTAATAACATTATTTAACTGTCTTCTGTATCTTTTTTGTGGTATTTTCACACCTAAAAATTCGATATTTGCAGATGTCCCCATCCTAGTTATAGTTAGTAAATTTATGACATCTTTGGATAATTGTTCTAAACTATTTTTTTGATTTTTGTATGCTTCTCTTAGCAAAACACCTACTGATTTA
This is a stretch of genomic DNA from Vagococcus zengguangii. It encodes these proteins:
- the cas2 gene encoding CRISPR-associated endonuclease Cas2 — protein: MSYRYMRMILMFDMPVDTSDERKAYRKFRKFLINEGFIMHQYSVYSKILLNGSANQAMITRLKQNNPKSGMITLLTVTEKQFSRMVYLNGERDTSIRNTDSRLIILGEFEDED
- a CDS encoding DUF1129 family protein, with amino-acid sequence MSKNYREQANQLAEQLTPKNKVFFGKIQQYLGLSSIFLDEEKLNEQIYQIAVDLVEAQSHGERAEEFFGQDSQAIADELLKNTPPSSWKSRFKLVTFIVAIFWLAFMITDFGGSKVATINPLFYAMSIIIVPIYVGLFIQMTKKSVYQKVKNKYLDMFKYGMLPMIFLGISGYIATFLPNTWNFTISFPYNVLIIGLFIVIMLICDISSRFGEGWRWLYRIGALVGCCGLVQQALYYFTTWSEEKITFIGLVLMGVIVVGVVKYLEKKEAR
- a CDS encoding PadR family transcriptional regulator, which produces MKETQLLKGVLDGCVLAIIAEEEIYGYELVQRLKAAGFQTIIGGTIYPLLQKLEKNGFIDGEMKKSPEGPDRKYFTITAEGQAYLSGFKNQWQELVGKVDRLMEGADKHV
- the csn2 gene encoding type II-A CRISPR-associated protein Csn2, coding for MKINFPLLETAIEIERPTIFVVEDTKVFSNLIKDFYQYGETSNQLKIFEKTQRSLLVSELMVITDILSFDMNSSSILKLIYQELAEHLNDDPEKKSNIEYYLNHIHDCLINDSIEYDLDLIMEEPEIQDVYKFFKLKVNSMQSSIFETTLEIIDLYKKLKKKKLLVLINSCSYYSQEELQELISYISLQNSPVLMIEPRRIEGVEQIVLDNDFYLTN
- a CDS encoding NCS2 family permease; the encoded protein is MKDKILSYFEIEKLNTTVRREILAGFTTFISMAYILFVNPSVLGASGMDEGAVFTATALASAFGCILMGLLARYPIATAPALGINAFFSYTVCIGMGVPWETALAGVFVASLIFILITVFKLREMIIDAIPSDLKHAIGGGIGLFIAFLGLNEGGIIVANESTLVGLGPLTNGATWLTIFGLVATAILMIRKVPGAIFIGMAATTLLGLGTGLIAAPEKIVSAAPSLKPTFMVALSHVKDINSIQLVVVVLTFLLVTFFDTAGTLVGLANQAGFMKDNKMPRVGKALAADSAAMMAGSLLGTSPVGAYVESSSGIAVGGRSGLTAISTGIFFIFGLFFSPLLSVVTSQVTAPALIIVGVLMAQELRDIDWGALEIAIPAFLILIGMPLTYSISDGIALGFIFYPITMIAAKRGKEVSPIMYALFFVFVGFMWILNAHK
- a CDS encoding YcxB family protein — protein: MLAGYYSGVLTAKRWVKKPNNQVAFEKVTVTIDDQGFIVNNARHEFSRISWQSVGNVYETKKFFLFEFTEHQISTLPKRVLTQAEQEELLDIIKRNFSKNVKKFDI
- the cas1 gene encoding type II CRISPR-associated endonuclease Cas1: MGWRTVVVNTHSKLSYKNNHLIFKSATLQEMIHLSEIDILLLETTDILITTMLMKRLVDENVLVIFCDDKRLPKATIMPYYARHDSSLQLGKQIEWDENLKALVWTEIISQKIINQSRFLRKVEFQEKAEAIMMLYETLEVYDPTNREGHAARTYFNTLFGTKFSRAQNNDINAGLDYGYTLLMSLFAREIVVAGCMTQFGLKHANQFNDFNLASDLMEPFRPLVDEIVYEHRQSKFPTIKRALFQLFQNTYIYREKEMYLSNIVKDYVKKTVKVLNSESEGVPKFER